ACTTTGATCCCTGCCGTAACGATAATTTGGCGCCAAACTCCCtcgaaagaataaaaaaagcctGATCTGGCTCATCCGATAGCTCCCGtaacccattttataggttACATACGCGTACGTAAAGCTTTGTGTGAAGCTGAAGTCCTGAATTAAAGTTCGGGTCCCAATTGGATTGATCTGCGTCGAATACTTCCTgttcaatccttttttttcctccagaaaATTGCTTCAACTCCACAAAATCACAAATTACCTCATTCTTCTCACCCCTTAAGTCCTCAGCATCGAACTTTTTCCCCTTCAACTCGTTCACATCAACGATAAAAGACTATAAATCATAAACGGGGAGAGAGATAATCTATTTGCACTGGCGATGCATGATGTCTCACCTCAGTTATTCTCTGCGAGAATGATTCGACGACGATCGTTTCGATCGTGTCGTCGTCTCGGCTAAGACGACACGTGGTCCGTAAAATTCCGTTAATCGTACCGGCAAACATGCGTTTCGCCATGTATGTACGAGCATTGTAGACGGATTATCGACGAATGATTCAGATGAAAAATCACTAACGTcaacaaaaggaaatcacCGCTTGTCATAGAGGAAAACATGGAGTTCTCGATGATCTTCGATCTCTTTGCTCAGGATTTCCTATCAACAAGTACGGTAACCCGCTGGGGAACGGTTCTACTAGGAATTTTGGAACAACGATTTATCCGAACCATCTTCGGTAGCCTTTAGATAAgagattaaataaatagagcTAACCATTGGATAATACGGACTTAACTTTAAAGATTCTTGCGCATCGAACCAGTTCTCCTTGCAACCGCTATAAAATCCCGATTAAAGGaagatttttaaattctacACAAAACCCTTTGGCGAATTTTCGCCATTTCTAacatatttctagaaatttccagcaaTAAAAGCAACTACTAACTACTATTTACTATCACTTAACACAGCATCTATACTAATGGGACTAATGTGATGGAATGTGCACTTCATCAGGACATGAATGGGACCTATTCGCTGTAAGACCGAAACCGAGCCACTTTTTCCTCCAACATATGGTTACTGGAACTAGAGCATGGTCAGCTTATTCCATTATAATCTACTGGCTCCAAAAGTTGTCCCAGAGTTAATAGATGACCCACTGCACCATGGATGAGGGCTGGAATTAGAACTACTCAGCTAAAGTCtataattctgtttatttggAGTCCCTCTCtaggttttcttctttacccgtcttttttctttcttctcctaccttttttctttaaaatcttctTATGCCACTTAATTCAACGTGGAAAGGAAAACCTACGCTCACAGAAACACTCAAAAATCCATCCCTCCCCCAAAATAATCCCCTGATCCAGAATTGAAGCGTATCCCGATCTCTTTTGGCTATCCAAtcgaaagaagagagaaaagctAAAGGAATCTCAATATAATTACGATTTGAGTGTCACCTTCACTGAAGATGTAATGGTCAGCGCAAAAGATGCGTATCGATCGCCAACAGGATAACTCCTGATCAGCACATCCATGTGTTCAGAGAAGTTGTTCAGATGTTattcacgagaaaaaaacaacgcgcTTAATTACTTCACGGTACAGTGACCCAAAAAAAGCCAGTAAAATTCCCTAATTACCCAAGAACCTTTGAAATTACGCGGGAAAATCCTGGCTACAAGCTAAGCGGATCCCGAAGAATTGTGTTATGTCGATTATTGTTCACAATCGGCAGTCGGCGCGATGATTGTAAGAGAGAGGGAGCAATAATCGAGCGAATCGAGACAATTATGACACTTCCTTCTCCCTATCAATCATAACATGTGCCATGGAACACACATGTGCGACTAGTCGGAATCCTATCCGTCAACATATGTACATAACTAACGTTATCTTAAATAAAATCGTTAATCGCTGCTGGACCACCTGGATAACAGTTTAGTGAGAAGGCCTGTTACCGGAATAAGCCAAGCCGATATTGAAAGCGTCAGAACTGTAGAAGGATGACAGCTCCATGACAACTCGTCCAACAATAGCAAAAAGGTGACTTTTATAAAGGTTGAACGAATCTTTTAGGGAATCCTAGTAAGAGGGTTGGGGAAAATTGCGCTACAAAGAGGTTGCATAAAAATTCACTCGAAATCAAAAATTGTACGTAATAGCTAGGGTATCCTTGCTAAATCCTATGGTTCAGATGAAATTATTCTGCAGAGGTCATCgagaaattattaaaattactGCAGTCAATCCTGAAGATTTTCATCAATTCTGAAAATGTTTTCTATTACTTTCAAATgtagtgttcttttttcttattgagcaggaaaggaaaaattcctcgtgatatttttacaaaagaaTCCGACCCGAATCCTTCTGTTATGACAGCTGTTATTAGTATGGTACGGAAAAATTCCGGGAAGAGGTGTAGTGGATTTTCTAATGAAAATATAGACCTCTAATAAATCCTTGCTATTGGTTATGGATGGAAAAGTGGTTCATGGCTAAAAACCAGCAGAATCCACAGCATAGTATCGTGATGAAGccaagaaaatatgaaaacctGGGTTTCAGACATTTTACTGTCTGTGCTATGggaattggaagaaatggagatcACGAGGGCCAAAAGAGGGTCAAGGGCGTTTTTAGTTCATCCCAGGAAATGACTGGCAAACCCTTATCCAGTAATCTAGCCgagtagcttttttttgaggttatATGCAACCGTTTAGTCCCTACTAGAGGCCGAAAAATCACAAGCTGACCCCAAACCGACGATCCATGGTCCCCACAAAAGTTCCCGACACAACGAACGCTCTCTCTGTGTCCGGGCCCATTATCTCATTATCGACacatattttcattgttaACAAGGTAATAATGTGTACCGGATGAATAGACAAATCAGACACCTTATTAAAGGGACACCCGGAGCCGATCGCCCGTtccactctctctctctgcaaTGTCGGTAGGCCTTTCGATTCACATGGCACACTCGTACACCGTCGCATTCACTATAATTACCGTAATGGACACTGATTATAGGGCCTGTCAAAATGGACCGCGTTTTCGCACCTCTCACTTCGCCACCCCGACCACGCCACCATATGGATTCATTTTAGGAACTAGCGCTCACAACCAATACTCCTatacattttcctttttatttcgcGCGCCTCTCTTTTCTTACAGCATTTTTCGTGCATTGAGCAAATTTCTCGGTTTCTCGAGGAGTgtatgaacttttttttttctagaagagtTAACCTTCTCAAAGCCACAAAGCTGAACCTCAGATTTACCTGCCGACCCCTTGCTTCCTCAATCCCCCTCAAATCTCAAGTCATTCGATGAATGCGGGCTCTTAATAGCCGGGTGTGAACATCCACTCAACAGGCTGAAGCGATGCTACCGCACGATAAGCGAGGCAGCCTGTGTGAGACGGAGGTGAAAAGAGGAGAGGATGAGGAGAGGAGCCGAGCGAGGAGCGACAAGCAAACATCACCACCGATTCGCAAACCGACCCGACGACGCTGCTCGTCCAACCACCATCTTAGATCCGGCTTCACACATTTATCGGAGATTGAGCGGTGGTGAGAAGGAGACAAGATTGCTCGGCGCGTCGCGACATCAAAAACTCCATTTTTAGGAAAAACCTCTTCCAGAAATGGATAATAGTGTACTACGTAAGCCCCAGTTTATCAccaatgacaaccgttggtgAGAAGGAGTGAAGTTTACGCAACTAGGATTGAAGGACTTAGAGGGTTTATCGGAAAATGATAAGGCGATGTTTTTAAGCCATTGGGTCAGAATTTCCAAAGTCCTTAGAGTCTTGGACCCGCAACgtattcttctccttcttcttcctcctttttttccgttttttctttcttcttttttagtttctcTTCCTTGAGTTTTTGTAAAAGATTTGCTAGCTTTTTTAGAAAGGGTCAATCTTAATAAACACTACAGTATGTATCTATGTAGGAATTACAGTAAGCCGGGACCTATGCTAGTATTGAGACCATGATGATGTCACAGAAACTGGAAATGGTACAACACATGTGAGTTGACGAAATAAAGTGGGAGAAAACTTCTCGCTTCTTGCTAAATTCCTCctctttctccttctccttctccttccGGATTGAATAGGTTCGGGTGCGGAATTACCGCAGGATAGACTATCCTCATATCTATCTGTCCCATTGCTATGGTAATTCTGCACCAGaataacaacaaaaccaaTGACACTTGTAAAAGAGCCTTTAGCGCTTCTAGAAGAAACTTTTAGAAACTTCGTCAGTAGTTCGCCTAGCTCACCCTTTCGCGGAGTCCTGCGGAAGAACCACAGTCCCGTACCATGGTGAGCATGATAACCCCTTCAGATCCAAGCTAACCACACTATTCGTACAGCCTTCCAGCATGCTAAGCTCATCGTTCAGCATTAGCATGTTCACATAAAATTCGACGGCTTCATTTCGTAAAATCCCCGGATTTCCACGACCATTTTTCACATCGCCGAACCTATCAACGCCCCAAACGTCGtcgctcttcttcttcttcatccagGCATGAGTTCGCAAGcgataattttcatttaagcCAAGCCGATACCGATGCGGCCTTTCCGACGACTCGATTATTACGCTTGCATTTTAATCGAAATTATGCTAAACAGCCGCATCGAACACTTAATTACATCGTGCTCAACATCGTAACGACGTGTGGCGTTGGTCCCGTAGGGAATTGGTGACATCTCGACGTCACCTTTCAGCGCACTTAAATTGCACTAGATCATGCTTCGGATAAAAGACGAAGCTACGGAAAGAAATGTAATTCGACGATATAATGTGCCATGTGTATTCGAAATTTTGACCAATCACAGTCTCCAAGGAGAACGCTAGTCACCGATTAGTTCGCCATTTGTGTTGACCAATCACGGCTCACCTCGGAACGGGAATTTTGTTAGAATCGCAGCTTCTTAAGAGGTTTTCAACCCATAAAATAACTCTTATACTTCACGCTAAAAGACAATTATAAGGTGAAAAGTTCGACGATACTTTCTCCCATCTCAAagtcccagaaaaaaattatgtagaGCAGATggaaataagtaataaagCATAATTTCAGCTCATCTAATAGAACATGCATCGCCACACATATAAGCCGAAAATATTGTTTCTTACCGAATTTCTGGACGATCTTCTGGCCGtttctctattattttttttctctgcgttTTCAGCAACCACTAAGTTTACAGCTGAACTTTTCTATAAATAGTACTTTAGAcctgaaaggaaaaattatgcAGCGAGTACCGTAGGTTCATACCATGCGTTCCTATGCAAAAGTCACTTAAGATGACTAGATAGAAGAATTTTCTCTCAGCCTTGGACCAAGTTAACTCGTCCGACTCTTGGACTTGGACGAGTTAGCTTAACCTTGAGATAGAGAACTTTTAGATAAACCGACCTCTGCGGCAACCCACCAGGAATTGTTTCGTGGTAGAAAACTTTAATTATGCAACTTTAGTGGAAcacttcaaaattattttgagaATTAGTGccgctacttttttttggaagtttccGAGAAATAGCCTCGAAATTTTACGgaggttattattatttaagacatttcttatgaaaaaaaaaaacatcctggAAATCCAAAATCCCTCGCACCGGAAACACTGGTCCCTGAAAGACGCTCGATCCCACAGCAATCTCACTATCTGTACGTACACGCATGTTGCCGCCGCCAACAGCGGCTTCTTTCGTGATTTTACGGGTCAGCGACCAGCTCGAAACACACACCACCTGTACGATAAACCGAAAATTATCGTCTTGTTATGAAACATGAGGGTTACGGTAGATTTGCGTGCTTACATATGTCCGTATCGTCAAGGaacgaattcaaaaatatagTGTCTAAAGAGCACTACCAAACTTTATCTATCAATAACAACATTTCAACCTTTAACAACAATGTGTATACTGTATCTATACAACTAGCTGATTCAATGATGGGCTTCGTGATCGTAGACCTTTTGGAATGTGCAGTAGGCCGCGGATAGTTTCACGTATTGATCCGTGACGACTGAACGAGTTCTTCGATGAGGAAAGCGATTCCTGCGAGCCTATCGATGGATGTCTAGAGGAACTTCTCGATCTTTCTCCTGAAATCATTGCATTTCAATCCTGTCATGATAGTTACTTGCTTATATGGAAGTGGAAGGAAGCCAAAAGAAATCTGAAGCTTGGAATTCATAGATTATCAACCAACCGATACcgtgagaagttttttttttctggtaaatCTTATCTTTGTAAGATATTTGACATCCAGGCACATTTTAGGATCACACAAAATCCGATATTCGAAGGGATTGTACATTTGTGTTTGCTACATACAGCAATAATCAATCAATGACGTATTTTGCGTTATTGATTGGTTAAGAACTAAGTGTTGGATCGTACCAACTTAGAGCCTCGCTAAAATCAGTATTTATGCTTGGTGCACGACTCCATTACGTGTCGCTTAGGCTCGACTAAACCCGCGCTGAATTCTTTCGTATCCCCCGCAAATTAACACCTATTTCCCGACCATAACATGCTATTCATGGCGCAAATGCTAATTCGCAAACGGCTGTGTCTACATCCAGAAATGCATTCATGTATGACAGCTGCATAAACTTTGTCGACGCCAATGTTACAGTTGTCGCTGTGCTCGGACAACTGCAACAAAACAGCGAGAAAATTCAGGTGTTCTTGACTTACAACCTGTCCGTTGCCCGTCAAGTTCAAGACAATACCAATGCAACATTACAACGTCTCTCGAAATAAGATGCGACGTTGAAATCAAAAGCAGTGGTCTCGACATGCACAGCGGCTACCGTAATCCATGCGAGCGCGCGTGCGTGTGCAACCAGATTCGAGATTGATTTACGTATGTTCTATTGTTGTCGGGACACAAAGCACTTTTGGAAAATGTGAATGTTTTCGTAGACGTCACTGCACTATTTTACAGTAGTCAAACTACAAATCTATGGATGGGCAGCATGTAACGTGTGGACATGCGCTTAACATAGTGCATGTTTGGAtgtcgttttaaaaaaaaaaaacaatttgagTACTGTAAAGGAACGGCTGGTACCTTTGGGATATTTCATTCTATACTTCAGCAGAATCACCATTTGACTAAATATGCCGACACAAACGTAACGCATTCATCCAGACCATGAAATAACTCTTAGTGCGAGCAGAAAAAATTTGGTTACATCCTTGATCAGCATCATCTCATCTTTAAGTCATTACGTTAACACAGAAGTAAGGTATCCAAGTACTGTTACGTAAATTCAAACAATAAagatagaatttaaaaaaaaaacaactaacacTTTTCCCATTACTCTGCGCCGCAAGTGACTACTGCTGGAGAATTCGCAATATTCTTAAATATCATTTCTCTTTGATTAtctttgattttctccttATATATCATTTTTCATAAATCAATATGTAATTTTCATTCAGGTTTCAAAAGCCGTATGTGGAATTGTTCCTGGATTTGTACAAAAAGGCCGATTTTTGTCAAATTCAGGAACAGTTCCACATCTTTCAGTAGATTCTGGATTAGCTTCTGatgttttctgcattttattttcacgCGTTTTATGTCTTCGTTAAATCCCTGAGATGTCTGACTACTGCTAACTCGTCCAAACTGCCCAGGAATGGAGGAGTTCAGCAGCAGCGGTAATCGTTTCATGTTCCTTGTTTCTCTTTATTATgagtttttctcttgaatatACCTCAgcacttcgaaaaaaaggaccCCTCCGGTCAACAGTATCCAGAGATGTTGTCTCTAATGTCGTAATTAAAGTCCTAGAGGCTAAATCGTTAATGATTAATTACACGGCAATGTGAACAGAACAGCTCGAGGACGAGGATAAAAACTACGTACACCTAATCCATCAACCGAATACACCGCTCTCAACACATTCTCCAACTAAGCAGCATATGTTCACATCACATCAATCACTGTTCTTTCACATTGCTCAGGTACTAACCACAACTAACTCGTCCACGTCGTCGATCAATAACCGCCGTCTTTTAATCGGCCAAATTTTCATACACACTCACTTGTTGCTGTATTTCGGAcaaatttttacttcattgAATAGATAACAGAAATCTGTTCTCTTTGATAAATGCATGCAACGGCATCGAATCTTTCTGACATGAATTTGAACTACTTTGGCAATCCAAGGAACGCTACTAGCCGAACAGAAGCCAAAAATTGATCTATAGGATCATGAAGCAGCACGTAGAAACGTCACAAAATCAGGCTATAGCAATTCAGCAAAACTGTTACTATATTTAGCATATTTacttataataaaataagtaatagcCAATAGAGGTAGTCAAATAAAAAGCTCACTATTTGGTTGTCACAAACCATGAGATCGCTGATAGCCGAACAGTTCACTTTCATTTATCTGCAAATAGTCGTAATTGCTAGGTTAAAAATTGTCTtctcttgagtttttttttttttgaagaaatattatCAATTTAATCTTTAGTCCTAACTATTCACCACTTGGTTAAGTATTCCTGCTATAGTTTATCTTTACTGTTATGACTAATCTATTATACcaaattgtcttttttttcaattattcggCTATTAACGCCACAGTATAAAGGGAAAAAGTCTTATGGATATCGAAGGAGAACCAAATTTTAAAAGTATGAGTGATTTCCCGATTTATGTGCAGCAGGCAACTTCTGAACCAGCATTAAACCTTTGAAATTACATTCCAAACATTTTCAAGGTCATTTATTTGAGTGACTGCCCTTTTCCTAGAATTATGATGGACCAATgctaaataattaaaatccTATTTATTACACCCCTATATCTATGAATCCTCATTAAAATACACATAATGAGTCGACAATTCAACACTTATGTCACTAGTGCATTGGAACCATAAATCGCCGGCGATTTTTAAGTCAAATAGTGATCCTCGCATTCGTGCGTGAGCCGTTATTTTTTCAtacgaatgagaaaaaataagaatctaAAAACACCTGAGTTCGGCTCGTTAGTTATCGTTAATTTCTCGAAACAGCCTATTGCAATGCTTAAACTGATGGTATAGCAGTAAACTTAAGTAAACTTaaggaaatttaaaatttttaaattcttctaGAATTGTAGTGAATGAGGGCAGCAGTAATACACACTTTTAGTTCATAATCTCGCAGTTTTTCATCCCTATCTCACATTCTTTagggaatcttttttttgcgtcaaTTTCAGGATCTCTACTAAAAACAAATAGTCAAAACTGTTTTCAATAAAACCCGCAAATCCCCCGTTCTCGTATTTCTccatgtgtgcgtgtgtgtggaAGTTTTAAGTGTCGGGGAGAGTGGATGAGGGTGCCGattgtgagtgtgtgtgtgtgtgtgtgtgtgtgtgtgtgtgtgtatttcACATCGATTCAGTGCTAATCACAAGGTCTGATCAAATAGATCGGAGCAGCAGCACCAGCAGCCGTAATTCAACAATCAGCGCGATATCGTCGTCGAACGATAGAGCAGCTAGGCGATATAGCAATCCCTGTCCACAAACAGGTATCGTACATACATAGCTCAGGTGCTCAACGGCAAGAACAGTATCGCATCAGCGTAGGCGGGtgacgaaacaaaaaaaaaaagacacacacacaaaacaaATGTACGCAAAGTATAATACTATTCTGGATTCTCGATGACGGAAATTGCCgagcggaagaaaaaaaaaacgattgaaTGCAGCTCTACCTCTGTAAATCAGTGGATAACCCGTATGATCGTAGTCCGGATAATCAAGCCAATCTGCGTAGTGTTCATAGGTATAGCCCATCAGATCACGAATTGTAGTGTCAACACCTTAAAATTGTAAGCGTTGTTACGATGTAGTCACGTAATGTACCAGTTTgtaccatgtttttttttcccctacaAGAGAATATgcttaaaaaattttccaaatccTCAAAGTGAATACACTACATTAATGACAATTTAGGGCAAAAAATATAAGCTGTAAAGTCAGATTTGAGCTTATCTGAAAATCGTTCAGCTAATAACAACACATGTGCAGCAATAACACCTTAAAGAACACCTCTACTTCTGAGAGCCTTCATTTTCTGGAGAACGTTAGTTAGAATTTTCTCCTTGTTCCAAGTACTGGAACAACTTCACGCTTCGATTCCATCGAgctctgtttttgtttgtatcTCTGCTTCAGTTCACAGAATCTCCCTCTTCAACTGTCAGTAGATTACTGTATTTTTCCCCTGACCGCCCGTACATACATCGTGTGCATAGCTTCAATCAATCAAGCGATTAACCTTACGTAGACCTTTCCTCTATTTGATCAATCTTCTATCGTTATGCCGCGTGTCAACTTCTGTACTCTCTTGAGCACATCTATCTATCGTTCAGAGAAATTTGAGAGCTCTTAACGCGATGCGACGACGATGATGACGAATTGTGTACGGTAGCCTATTGACCGGTgttaatctgtttgctaacgCGCGCACCCGTTACTGTCAATACGTCGGCGTAGTCGAcgccgccaccgccgccgccgccgccgccgcagCAGTAGCGGTAGTGCGGGCGCGCGCTCGTCAAGTTTCGGCGCCGGCTTTAGAACAAGGCGCGTTAATCGCGCGACAATCGAATGCGAATGCAAACATCTGCGTATACGATCGTATAGCGCACGATTAACGCATTTAAATGATATGAGACAACACTCGAGACTCGTTCTAGCGATCACTTCGACGTACTAGACAGTGAAAATCCGACTAGAACAGGATATACATGCAATAGATCAGGTCTTCGGGGTTTTAACTCCACAAAAACGCTTCTAGgtccatctaaaaaaaaacctcaaaatgtTCCCAGCCATAGAAAAGTGGTCGAATTAGAAACACCGTCTCCTTGTTCTCCTGGTATGTACCGTACGAAATCTGAGTATAAACTCATCAAAATTGTTCCTTCGCTAAAATTACAGACTTATTACTGGTCATTCGCCAACATTATGTAGGTTCAAGTTGCAAAAAACAGCACAGCGGTTCTGCTGTGGTcaattattttgattatttatttcttgaaatgattttattttgatattttgatcTATCCCTTAAAATccgaaaatacaaaataatcgTAACTCGGAACTTCGTATAAGAAAGATGCTCCACAATTAACAAACACACGGTCCCTAGTTTGAATTCTATATTTCCCCCTCATGAAAAAATTAACGTTTTTTC
The Necator americanus strain Aroian chromosome I, whole genome shotgun sequence genome window above contains:
- a CDS encoding hypothetical protein (NECATOR_CHRI.G930.T1): MLLLIDKVWYWSLTRKITKEAAVGGGNMRVRTDSEIAVGSSVFQGPVFPARKNDDMFVKCVTEVQTSEEEQLQEQFDFPWTSC